In Mycetocola spongiae, the genomic stretch CGAGCCCGCGGCACCCGCGGCCAGCGTGTTCAGCGTCTCCTCGACGTTCAGCCCCAGCGATTCGGCGAGGGCCAGCGCCTCGGCCCCGGCGGCGATATGCACGCCACACAGCAGCTGGTTCACGGTCTTAAACGCCTGCCCATCGCCGGGGCGGTCACCGATCACGGTGAGCGTGGAGGCCAGCAGCTCCAGCACGGGGGCCGCGGCCTCGCGGGCGCGCGGGGAGGCACCCACCACGATCAGCAGGTCACCCTCGCCGGCGCGCACCGGGCCGCCACTGAGCGGCGCATCCACAAGCTCCACACCATGGGGCTCCAGGCGGGAGACCACGGAGGGGATCCCGTCCATTCCCACGGTGGAGGTGAGGATCACCACGGAACCGGGGCGCAGGCTCGCGGCGATGCCATTCTCGCCAAAAAGCACCTCGTCCAGCTGGGCGCCATTGCGCACCGCGAGCAGCACGGCGTCCACGCCGGCCACGGCCTCGGTGGCGGAGGCGCACGGAATAATTCCGTGGCCGGCGGCGAGGTCCAGGCGGGCGGCATCGATATCAAAACCGCGCACACCGAGGGTGCTTGCGAGGCGGGTGGCCATCGGCAGACCCATCGCGCCGAGGCCGAGGACGGCAACGTTATAGTCAGACATGTTTTCTCTTTCTACGGGTTCCGGGTGGAGCTGAGGATGGAAACAACCTCGGCGAGGGAGTTGTCGTCGCCGACATTGCCGGCAAAAACGATATAGGGGATTCCGAGGGCCGGGCCGTCCACGCTCTCCCACAGGGAAACGATTCCGGGGAGCATCGGGCCACGCACGATCGCATGCCGGATGGACAGGCCGTGGGCTGCCACATCGCTGGAGGTGATGCCCCCCTTGGCGATCACAAAGCGCGGCGGGCGCTGGGCGAGGGTGCCGCGCACCACATCCACCACGGCGGACGACACGCGGCGCGAGATTTCGAGGCTCTCGGCGGGGCTCTCGGTTTTCATCAGCAGGCGGCTGGTGTGGAAGATCACGTCTCCGGTGTTAATGCCGGCCACAACCTCCGCGATGATCTCGGCGAGATAGGCCTCCGCCTCGGCCGCGGTGGCACCGCCGTCGAGAATATCGGAACCGATCACGCGGGTCACGTCGAGCTCAATCGTGCGGGCCTCGGGGCGGTCCTCGCGCAGGCGGGCCAGCTGACGGCTGGTCAGCCCCACATGCGAGCCCACCACGATCAGCCCGCCCGGGGCGCGGTTGCGGGCATCGGCGATGGCCGGTGCATCCTCGGCCACGGCGAAGATCTCCCCCGCGGTGAGCGGGGAGCGCGGGGCCTGGCCGATGCGGGCGCGCACAAGCGGCGGTCCCACGCGGTAGAGCAGGTTCAGGCCCGCGGCCTCGGCCTCGATCAGGCCCAGCGAGAGCAGGCGCAGGTCGTTTTCGGTGACAATATCCACCGCGATCGGGGTGGATCCGGTCACGCCGCTCAGGGCGCGCGCGATTGCCGCGGCTCCGGCCCGGATGATGCCGAGGTCCAGGACCACCACATCGGAGGCGCGGAACCGGCCGGCGGATTTTTCCTCCACATAGGAGGCCAGATCGGAGTGGCTAAAGCCAAACGTGGCGTCCCGGGCGAACTCGGTCTCG encodes the following:
- a CDS encoding NAD(P)-dependent oxidoreductase, encoding MSDYNVAVLGLGAMGLPMATRLASTLGVRGFDIDAARLDLAAGHGIIPCASATEAVAGVDAVLLAVRNGAQLDEVLFGENGIAASLRPGSVVILTSTVGMDGIPSVVSRLEPHGVELVDAPLSGGPVRAGEGDLLIVVGASPRAREAAAPVLELLASTLTVIGDRPGDGQAFKTVNQLLCGVHIAAGAEALALAESLGLNVEETLNTLAAGAAGSFMLANRGPRMLEAYDPEGAEVLSRLDIFVKDMGIVTSAARAQGLATPIAAAAEQTYLLGAAQGLATADDSAVIRVTAPHRKHS
- a CDS encoding four-carbon acid sugar kinase family protein; its protein translation is MDEATLLARFPREVEISAEAVAEQAGRSGRVLIVLDDDPTGTQSVADLPVLTRWETEDFVWALQQDAPAIYVLTNTRSLAPDTAAERNREIVHAATAAAAIVNATPGYPRPLTLGFVSRSDSTLRGHYPLETDVLAEEILAATGTPVDGVVMVPAFPDAGRITIGGTHYMRIDGTPVPVAETEFARDATFGFSHSDLASYVEEKSAGRFRASDVVVLDLGIIRAGAAAIARALSGVTGSTPIAVDIVTENDLRLLSLGLIEAEAAGLNLLYRVGPPLVRARIGQAPRSPLTAGEIFAVAEDAPAIADARNRAPGGLIVVGSHVGLTSRQLARLREDRPEARTIELDVTRVIGSDILDGGATAAEAEAYLAEIIAEVVAGINTGDVIFHTSRLLMKTESPAESLEISRRVSSAVVDVVRGTLAQRPPRFVIAKGGITSSDVAAHGLSIRHAIVRGPMLPGIVSLWESVDGPALGIPYIVFAGNVGDDNSLAEVVSILSSTRNP